In Zingiber officinale cultivar Zhangliang chromosome 6A, Zo_v1.1, whole genome shotgun sequence, a single genomic region encodes these proteins:
- the LOC121993848 gene encoding uncharacterized protein LOC121993848, with protein sequence MEQRMEEKTKPETKVEIQERGDVFFFYRPKVNKEEARSPHDVQRLYVVLRPESGERSVEDKQSTDSGKEGSTRSEDEENTKGDGDPKEGGYGREEVNIEQQPLLRLIVMGKKGLPDPEKRGRPFWGFVELVTTKEGDIKEALKEEEYETTTRGHRHKPPARALAEGVYRILRHESRRQMHTHLVYKLEFPPGDAENDSLEAFNLEREASYLIQIKNPEHGDGGGRASNSFRGLPRKRRASYPAHLQGRMGNRRFVPADPPDFLNYEGCELLLIAASDDVEEELGLVLKTECEADPDCSDLLRLVGDTVDTKPLLRGTWD encoded by the exons ATGGAGCAAAGGATGGAGGAGAAGACCAAGCCTGAGACGAAGGTGGAGATCCAG GAAAGGGGAGATGTTTTCTTCTTCTACAGGCCCAAGGTCAACAAGGAGGAAGCCCGGAGCCCACATGACGTGCAGAGACTCTACGTCGTGTTGCGGCCGGAGTCCGGCGAGCGGTCGGTGGAGGATAAGCAGTCAACGGATTCGGGCAAGGAAGGTAGTACCAGATCTGAAGACGAGGAGAACACGAAAGGTGATGGCGACCCAAAGGAAGGCGGCTATGGCAGAGAA GAAGTGAACATCGAACAGCAGCCGTTGCTCCGCTTAATTGTGATGGGGAAGAAGGGCTTACCGGATCCAGAGAAGCGAGGCCGGCCGTTCTGGGGTTTTGTGGAGCTCGTAACGACCAAAGAGGGAGATATCAAGGAGGCTCTTAAAGAAG AGGAGTACGAGACAACGACTCGCGGCCACCGCCACAAGCCTCCGGCGCGCGCTCTGGCAGAAGGCGTGTACCGGATTCTTCGGCACGAGTCCCGGCGGCAGATGCACACCCACCTGGTCTACAAGCTCGAGTTCCCGCCGGGAGACGCCGAGAATGACTCTCTGGAGGCGTTCAACCTCGAGCGCGAGGCCTCCTACCTCATCCAGATCAAGAACCCGGAACATGGCGACGGCGGCGGGCGGGCGTCCAACAGCTTCAGAGGGCTTCCGAGGAAGCGTCGCGCGTCGTACCCGGCGCATCTCCAGGGCCGGATGGGGAATCGGCGGTTCGTGCCGGCGGACCCGCCGGACTTCCTGAACTATGAAGGGTGCGAGCTGCTGCTGATCGCGGCGTCGGACGACGTGGAGGAGGAGCTGGGTTTAGTGCTGAAGACGGAGTGCGAGGCAGACCCCGACTGTTCGGATCTGCTGCGGCTGGTGGGCGACACCGTCGACACCAAGCCTCTCCTTAGAGGCACCTGGGACTGA